GAAGGTACCCGCGGGCACGGCGCCGTCGTCGTTGATGTACCAGAGCTCGTAGGTCTGGTCGCCGGGCAGCGAGGTCATCCCGTCGACGACGACGGCCGAGCGACCGAGTTCGTTCGACCAGATGAGCGTCGCCTTGCCACCGGTGCTGACGTCGGCCACCGAGCGCTGGAAGTCGCTCGCGGCGTAGATCTCGTCGATGCCGGAGGCCTGCTGCTCTTGCTGCTGACCGGACTGACCGAGACCCTCGACGAGGGCTCCGCCGCCGAAGAAGAGCGCGGCGGCCGCGGCGGCCGCACCGAGGACGGCGACGGGACGCGTGAACCAGCGACGGTGCGCGGCCCCGGTCGGCGTGAGGACGCGGGCACCCTCGGACTCGCTGGGCTCCATCTCGGGGGCGGGGGTGCGCTCTACGCGACGTTCGTGGTCGTCGTCACCCGCGCCTCCTGCGGTCGTCGCGATGTCGCGGTCTGTCGTCGGGGCCGTCGCCGTGAGCGGCGCCCGTTGCGGCGTCGACGCGATGAGGTCGAGCACGCTGGCGCGGAGCTCGGCCGACGGGGTGACGGGCCGAGCCGCGTGGGCGAGCAACAATGCGGTCTCTCTCAATTCGGCCACCTCCGTCCTGGTGTCGTCGTGCTGGTCTGATGTGTCGTCGAGGAGGACCTCGAACGCGTGTCGTTCGTCGTCGCTCAATGCGTTGAGCACGTAGGCACCGGACAGGTTGTCGGTGTCGACGTTCGTGGTGCCCGCGTCGTCCGCGTGGCGGTTTCGCGTGGGCTCGTCGTGGTCGGTCACGAGGCCACCCCCATCTCGTCGCGCAGACGGATCATGCCGTCGCGCAGTCTGGTCTTGACCGTGCCGATCGGCACGTCCAACAGTTTCGCGACCTCGCTGTGGCTGAGGCCGCCGTAGTAGGCGAGCTTCACCGCCTGCCGTTGCAGTTCGGTGAGGCGTCCGAGTGCCCGTTCGACCCGCTCGTGCTCGATGCGGATCTCGACGGACTCGGTGACCGAGTCGTAGTCGGTCTCGAGGTCGCGCACGCCGATCTTCAGGTCGCGGTCACGACCGGCCTGGGAGGCGCGGATGCGGTCGACGGCCCGGCGGTGCGCCATCGTGAGCATCCAGCTGGCGGCGCTGCCCCGGGTGGAGTCGAAGCGCGTGGCGTTCTGCCAGATCTCGAGGAAGACCTCTTGGGTCACCTCTTCGGACTGGGCATGGTCTTTGAGGAGCCGCTTCACCAGGCCGAGCACGCGGGGTGCGGTCTGGTCGTACAGCTCGGCGAAGGCGGCCTGGTCGCCCTGTGCGACTCGCGGCAACAGTTCGTCGGGAGTCGACGGGGTGTGCCCGGCGTCGGGCGTCTCTGTCTCTCGGGTCACGAGTTCGAGCATGTCAGGGTTCACCTCCGGTCGCACTGTTCGTCGGTTCGTGGCTCGCGATCCGGGGCGGATCGTGATGTGGGGCTTCGTGGTGCCTGGTGGTGCTTCGTGGTGCCGTGTTCGTGGTGCGGGCGGGACCCCCTGCGATGCGGCCGTCTGGGATGGCGTTCAGGCCCGGTGCATCGCAGGGAGACCAGCCCGCCGACGCCCGAAGCTTAGGGAGGACGGGTGTCGGCGGGGGATCGTGGATCCCTCACGTGAATGGTTCGGCACCGGGGGTCGGGCGGATTGGGCGAACATTCGCGTGTGGTCGTCCTGCTCGGCCGGCGCTCTGGGCCGAACCCGACCGGGGGCGGGCCGGAACGCGTGCCGAACCCGACAGACGGGCACCGACGCGCCGCTCACTTTCCCGCTGCAGTCGTCGGACGCTGCCGAGTTGTCGCGATTTGCACACGTGGGCGAGGGCGCTGTGCGGGGACTCGGGCGGGACGAGGAGGCGCGGGTCGCGCAACGAGGAGGGCGGCGGTCGGTCGTCACGCCGGTTCTCGACCGAGAACTCGTCTCGGGAGGAAGAGGTGCCGGACCGCAGAAACGCCTCTCGGCGCGAGGCCGCTCGAAGCGGCTAAATTTGGAGCCCGGGGTTACTGCGGCCCGACCAGAGAGACTTTACCCGCCTCGGGCCGGGCGGTCCGACGAGTTCGCGTCGTGCGAACGCCGTGCGGGTCCGCGCGTGTCGAGCCCGCCCGGGCACGTGCGGCTCGACTCAGGACTCGGCCGCACGCGGGGCATCGCTCAGTCGAGGCTGTCGTCGCGCCACAGGTGGGCGCAGGCGACGAGGTCGACCCCGAGTTCGCTGAAGCGCAGCGCGCGGCGCGTGAGTTCGCCGGCGCGGTCGGACCCGACGGCGTCCTGGTCGTCGGCGACCGAGGTGGCTCCGGCGGCGGCGAGGCGGCAGAACGCGGCACCCCGCTCGAGCGCGATGGCGAAGTCGCCGACGAAGACGCCGCGGAGGATCAGGTCGGCGAGTTCGAGGATCTCTTCCGGGCTGGCCGGCGCGGGGGCCCCTGCGACGACCGGGTCGATCGTGGTGGCGACCTCGACCCCGCGCTCGAAGAGCTGGGTGACCTCGACCGGGTTCTGCCGGATGACGGCCCGCACGAGGTAGATGCGCCAGAGAGCACCGGGCAGGCTGTGCGGGCTGGCCCGTGCCCAGAGCTCGGCGACCGCGTCGATGCCGTGTTGGTCGGTGAACGTGACGAGCCGGTCGAGGATCTCGGGGCTCGGGTCGTGCTTGACGCGGGCGACGAGGGCCGAGGCCGACTCGTGGGCGACGCGGTTCATCGTCGCGGGGTCGTCTCCGCCCTGGAAGGCTTCGAACTCGGACCCCGAGAACTGGGTCGGGCGGTGGAAAGGTCTCGGCACCGGACCCACGATAGGCGCGACCACCGACACCGAGCCGGACGTTCGCCCACGGCACCACCGCCGGCACCCGGCGACGCCGGCTCCACCGAGGAGGCGCGGGTCGGCCTGGCGAGCGCGAGGCGCGGCATCCCGTAAACTGGACGCGCACGGGCCTCTAGCTCAGTTGGTAGAGCATCGGACTTTTAATCCGCGGGTCGTGGGTTCGAGCCCCACGGGGCCCACCTGTATCCGTCGCAGTGCCTGCGATGTTCGACGTCGTCCGGCCTCCGAGCCCGCATTATCGCGACTCCAAAGGCCTCACCCGGTGACCCGGGAAGGCGGGGCCGACGTCGCACCCGAATGCGGCGGCCCCACCACGAGAGACCGAACCCGAATCCTGTCCCCCGATTTCAGGTGGGTCCCACCCACCTGGTACGCGCAGAACATACGCCCTCAAGACGTCAGGTGTCGGCTTTTCTGTCGAGGACGAGAGAAAGCGCCCCTCCGGTTCGGGCCGGGAGGGGCGCTCTGCCTCCCCGCGACAGGTGTCGGGCAAGCCGTCTGGGTCGCTACGGGGTACGTCAGGGTCAGGGGGGCCCTGGGGAGACAGCAGTGAACGGTACGCGGACGTACGCCGACCGGTCCCAGCTTCGCGCAATCCGGACAATGCGCTCGCCGGTCCACCACGGAGAGGGCCGCTAGACGCCGGTCGCTCGATACCGCACACCCCAGCTGCCCGTCCAAGACTCCCCCGGGTCGAGCCAGCGCAGACCCTCGCCCGAGGCCAGCGCGTTGGCCGGTGCCGTCATGGGCTCGGCAGCCACGGCCAAACCCTTCACCCCGTCGCGGGGGAAGTTGCGGGGCGTGAACACCTGCACGTACTCGAACGAGGCGTCTTGCCAGAGCTCGGTCGCCGAACCGTCGGGGGCCGTGAACGTCGTCGTGCGGATGCCGTCGGCGTCGGGCGCGACGTCGCGGT
This genomic interval from Frigoribacterium sp. Leaf415 contains the following:
- a CDS encoding anti-sigma factor, yielding MTDHDEPTRNRHADDAGTTNVDTDNLSGAYVLNALSDDERHAFEVLLDDTSDQHDDTRTEVAELRETALLLAHAARPVTPSAELRASVLDLIASTPQRAPLTATAPTTDRDIATTAGGAGDDDHERRVERTPAPEMEPSESEGARVLTPTGAAHRRWFTRPVAVLGAAAAAAALFFGGGALVEGLGQSGQQQEQQASGIDEIYAASDFQRSVADVSTGGKATLIWSNELGRSAVVVDGMTSLPGDQTYELWYINDDGAVPAGTFDASSNAPATHVLKGEMSAGDTVGITVEPAGGSSSPTSDPVVAIPSA
- a CDS encoding sigma-70 family RNA polymerase sigma factor encodes the protein MLELVTRETETPDAGHTPSTPDELLPRVAQGDQAAFAELYDQTAPRVLGLVKRLLKDHAQSEEVTQEVFLEIWQNATRFDSTRGSAASWMLTMAHRRAVDRIRASQAGRDRDLKIGVRDLETDYDSVTESVEIRIEHERVERALGRLTELQRQAVKLAYYGGLSHSEVAKLLDVPIGTVKTRLRDGMIRLRDEMGVAS